One window from the genome of Pyrus communis chromosome 16, drPyrComm1.1, whole genome shotgun sequence encodes:
- the LOC137721297 gene encoding transcription factor bHLH94-like — MTLEAVVFQEEQYSYGWKDSQAIGGGGGGGGSWSHGFDFGEEDHQEESNEVGQQGFNMSLDSSPSSMVQSVNDCDTNNGSAFNHVFPSIEALAATTGRKKRKRIRSIKNKEVMETQRMTHIAVERNRRKQMNVYLAVLRSMMPAPYAQRGDQASIIGGAINFVKELEQLLQSIEGQRRTKQQSDHHLNFASIFSSFFVFPQYSTCSTNHGHGLYNNSSIELSNELTAEKRSSAIADVEVSMAESHANIKVLVKKQPRQLLNMVLGLHSLRLMILHLNVTTVDSMIFYSFSVKIEDNSQLTSVNEIAADVYEMVGRIQEEAQHLAQ; from the exons atgacaTTAGAGGCGGTGGTGTTCCAAGAAGAACAATATAGCTATGGTTGGAAGGATTCGCAGGCCataggaggaggaggtggtggtggtggatctTGGAGCCATGGCTTTGATTTTGGAGAAGAAGAtcaccaagaagagagtaatgAGGTAGGGCAACAAGGTTTCAATATGAGTTTGGATTCTTCACCTTCTTCAATGGTGCAAAGTGTCAATGACTGTGACACCAATAATGGGTCAGCTTTCAATCACGTGTTCCCTTCGATTGAAGCTCTGGCGGCCACCACAGGCCGGAAAAAGAGAAAGCGCATCCGAAGCATCAAGAACAAGGAAGTTATGGAGACACAAAGGATGACCCACATAGCTGTTGAACGCAATCGGAGGAAGCAAATGAATGTCTATCTTGCTGTCCTCCGCTCTATGATGCCCGCTCCCTATGCCCAAAGA GGAGACCAAGCATCAATTATAGGAGGAGCCATTAATTTCGTGAAGGAGCTTGAGCAACTTCTACAATCTATAGAAGGCCAGAGACGAACCAAGCAACAATCAGATCATCACTTAAATTTCGCCTCGATCTTCTCGAGCTTCTTTGTCTTCCCTCAATACTCGACCTGTTCGACCAACCATGGTCATGGCCTATACAACAATAGCTCAATAGAGCTTTCAAATGAGTTAACGGCTGAGAAGCGGTCGTCGGCGATTGCAGATGTTGAGGTGTCAATGGCGGAAAGCCATGCCAATATCAAAGTGCTTGTTAAAAAGCAGCCAAGGCAGCTCTTGAATATGGTGCTTGGTTTGCATTCTCTGCGCCTTATGATCCTTCACCTCAATGTCACTACCGTGGATAGTATGATCTTTTACTCTTTCAGTGTCAAG ATTGAAGATAATTCTCAGCTGACCTCAGTGAATGAGATTGCAGCTGATGTGTATGAAATGGTGGGTAGGATTCAGGAGGAAGCTCAGCATTTAGCTCAATAA